A single genomic interval of Gossypium raimondii isolate GPD5lz chromosome 11, ASM2569854v1, whole genome shotgun sequence harbors:
- the LOC105804484 gene encoding uncharacterized protein LOC105804484 codes for MEKLTDSELIELNKTNPPRTMNEIQDLASSVLLLNLQWKEMEEVLDSLQSSVEERLKEVISKEGEIKEGANKIERNEKIVKEQFERLKSKAEELGRQFRGLEAGKKCYEERLREVELAQKQLEEKQEEFVLKLKAFDMRCRDFELEKKEVERHRKDLELSVKRSEQQREEVKLMKEQVKDKLGEVRLKDKDLEKCLSEYELKEEQFRLKEKSFEKRCMEFELQEKATEERRRGNHLKGSKQANQKVVEFPNAGDGKKGVDMPMPNAAMLKGSGTSRNAKKRGRKSVEESDENCETDSEAETETEEALGTTVKAGESKGKEEEPVNTTEKVDPVISHSESGAGVNLPSEVLEYPDPEFSDFEKQRAENCFAVNQVWAIYDSLDSMPRFYARIKNVFNPGFKLRITWLEADPDEENEQNWVEQNLPVSCGNYCNGSTEDCVDRLMFSHRIYPIKSFGKFGCLVYPKKGEIWALFKDWNIKWASEPENHKPAYRYDFVEVLTNFDKEMGIWVSHLDKVKGFVSIFKQTARDGVICFRLSSRNLYRFSHQIPSVKMTGKEREGVPVGSFELDPASLPTDLILEKE; via the exons ATGGAGAAGTTAACTGATTCAGAACTCATTGAGTTGAACAAAACCAATCCGCCAAGAACTATGAATGAGATTCAAGATCTCGCTTCTTCCGTTCTTTTACTTAATCTGCAATGGAAAGAAATGGAGGAAGTTTTGGACTCCCTTCAAAGTTCAGTCGAAGAACGACTCAAAGAAGTGATTTCAAAAGAAGGTGAGATAAAAGAAGGTGCTAACAAGattgaaagaaatgagaaaattgttAAAGAGCAGTTTGAGAGGCTTAAAAGTAAAGCGGAGGAATTAGGGAGGCAATTTAGGGGTTTGGAGGCGGGAAAGAAGTGTTACGAAGAAAGGCTAAGAGAAGTTGAGTTAGCGCAGAAGCAACTTGAAGAGAAACAGGAGGAGTTTGTGCTAAAGCTAAAGGCTTTTGACATGCGTTGTAGGGATTTTGAGTTAGAGAAGAAGGAAGTTGAACGACATCGTAAAGATCTTGAATTAAGCGTAAAACGAAGTGAACAGCAACGTGAAGAGGTTAAGTTGATGAAGGAACAGGTAAAAGATAAGTTGGGGGAAGTTAGGTTGAAAGATAAAGATTTGGAGAAGTGCTTGAGTGAGTATGAGTTGAAAGAAGAGCAATTTAGGTTGAAAGAGAAGAGTTTTGAGAAGCGGTGTATGGAGTTCGAGTTGCAAGAAAAGGCTACGGAAGAACGTCGCAGAGGTAACCATCTAAAAGGGTCAAAACAAG CTAATCAGAAAGTGGTTGAGTTTCCAAATGCGGGAGACGGAAAGAAAGGTGTTGACATGCCTATGCCTAATGCAGCGATGCTCAAAGGGTCAGGAACTTCAAGAAATGCGAAGAAGAGAGGGAGGAAGTCAGTAGAAGAGTCTGATGAAAATTGTGAGACTGATAGTGAAGCTGAAACTGAAACTGAAGAGGCTCTTGGTACTACAGTCAAAGCTGGAGAGTCTAAAGGGAAGGAAGAGGAACCTGTTAATACGACTGAAAAAGTGGACCCGGTTATTAGTCATTCAGAATCAGGTGCAGGAGTGAACCTACCTTCTGAGGTGCTTGAATATCCAGATCCAGAGTTTAGTGATTTTGAGAAGCAGAGGGCAGAGAACTGTTTTGCTGTTAATCAAGTATGGGCTATATATGATTCATTGGATAGCATGCCAAGATTTTATGCACGGATCAAGAATGTATTCAATCCTGGCTTCAAGTTACGAATTACTTGGCTCGAGGCTGACCCGGACGAGGAAAATGAGCAGAATTGGGTTGAACAGAATCTGCCTGTTTCTTGTGGTAATTACTGCAATGGATCAACAGAGGACTGTGTAGATCGTCTAATGTTCTCTCATCGGATTTATCCCATAAAATCTTTTGGGAAATTCGGTTGCTTGGTGTATCCTAAAAAGGGGGAAATTTGGGCTCTCTTCAAAGATTGGAATATTAAATGGGCTTCTGAGCCAGAAAATCATAAACCTGCATACCGGTATGATTTTGTGGAGGTTCTCACTAATTTTGACAAGGAAATGGGCATTTGGGTCTCTCATTTGGACAAAGTGAAAGGGTTTGTTAGTATTTTCAAACAAACTGCACGAGATGGGGTTATTTGTTTTCGGCTGTCATCTCGGAATCTATATAGGTTTTCTCATCAAATTCCATCAGTTAAAATGACTGGTAAGGAAAGAGAAGGTGTTCCTGTgggatcatttgagttggatccTGCTTCTCTTCCTACCGACTTAATACTTGAGAAAGAATGA